In Priestia megaterium NBRC 15308 = ATCC 14581, the following proteins share a genomic window:
- a CDS encoding CheR family methyltransferase, producing the protein MIDEYDAFVEKIKIKTGIDLSLYKQSQMKRRLTSLYEKKGFSSFFEYYRAMSSNSELLEEFLDRMTINVSEFYRNYQRWDILEQKILPALVKGKTDLKVWSAACSTGEEPYTLAMVLSTLFPLSRISILATDLDEKVIEKAKIGFYDERSLQEMPVSMKNKYFQQRGTGYLLDEKIKKTVVFQKHNLLSDSFPKNVDLIVCRNVLIYFTDEAKHALYEKFSRALAPGGILFVGSTEQVFTPQKYGFETADTFFYRKVKTI; encoded by the coding sequence ATGATAGACGAATACGACGCGTTTGTGGAGAAAATAAAAATAAAAACAGGCATTGATTTATCACTATATAAGCAGTCTCAAATGAAACGCCGCCTCACCTCCCTTTATGAAAAAAAAGGTTTTTCTAGTTTTTTTGAATATTATCGAGCGATGAGCAGTAACAGCGAACTGCTTGAGGAGTTTTTAGATCGGATGACGATTAACGTTTCAGAGTTTTATCGTAACTATCAGCGGTGGGATATATTGGAGCAAAAAATTTTACCGGCTCTTGTAAAAGGAAAAACAGACCTGAAAGTGTGGAGCGCTGCCTGTTCAACAGGGGAAGAGCCATATACACTAGCGATGGTTTTATCAACATTGTTTCCTCTTTCGCGTATTTCTATATTAGCGACTGATTTGGATGAAAAAGTGATAGAAAAAGCAAAAATAGGCTTTTATGATGAACGTTCACTTCAGGAGATGCCTGTTTCGATGAAAAATAAGTACTTTCAACAAAGAGGAACCGGGTACTTATTAGATGAAAAAATCAAAAAAACAGTTGTTTTTCAGAAACATAACTTACTGTCAGACTCTTTTCCAAAAAACGTTGACTTGATTGTTTGTCGAAATGTGCTTATTTATTTTACAGATGAAGCAAAGCATGCTTTATATGAAAAATTTAGCAGAGCTTTAGCACCTGGCGGTATCTTATTTGTAGGTAGCACAGAGCAGGTTTTTACTCCGCAAAAGTATGGATTTGAAACGGCTGATACGTTTTTTTACAGAAAAGTAAAGACCATTTAA
- the ndk gene encoding nucleoside-diphosphate kinase, producing MIQKTFLMVKPDGVQRSIIGEVISRFEKKGFQLVGAKLMHISQELAETHYGEHKEKPFFGELVKFITSGPVFAMVWEGENVISVSRQMVGKTNPQEALPGTIRGDYGLIVDKNIIHGSDSPESAEREISLFFESEELTFYKKDADAWIY from the coding sequence ATGATACAAAAAACGTTTTTAATGGTCAAACCAGACGGGGTACAAAGAAGCATTATTGGTGAGGTTATTTCTCGCTTTGAGAAAAAAGGTTTTCAATTAGTCGGAGCTAAGCTTATGCATATTTCGCAGGAATTAGCTGAAACACACTACGGTGAACATAAAGAGAAACCTTTCTTCGGTGAGTTAGTGAAATTTATCACATCAGGTCCAGTTTTTGCTATGGTATGGGAAGGTGAAAACGTGATTTCAGTATCACGTCAAATGGTGGGGAAAACTAACCCTCAAGAAGCGCTTCCTGGAACTATTCGAGGTGATTATGGACTGATTGTTGATAAGAATATTATTCACGGCTCAGATTCACCAGAAAGTGCGGAGCGTGAAATCAGCTTATTCTTTGAAAGTGAAGAGCTGACTTTCTATAAAAAAGACGCAGACGCTTGGATTTACTAA
- the hepT gene encoding heptaprenyl diphosphate synthase component II, producing the protein MKLKMMYAFLNTDITLIEKELEQTVHTDETLITDASLHLLQAGGKRIRPVFVLLAAKFGHYNIDQIKHVAVALELIHMASLVHDDVIDDADKRRGKPTIKAKWDNRIAMYTGDYIFARALEVMSEVKDVEAHKILSNTMVELTLGEIEQIKDKYNLNQNLRVYLRRIKRKTALLIAASCQLGAIAAGAPEDIHKRLFWFGYYVGMSFQITDDILDFISSEEQLGKPVGSDLLQGNITLPVLYAIENAEFRDKVEQLFEREYEQELINEIISDIKSSNAIERSFEMSDRYLQKAMSILEELPPNKAKKTLHQIAKYIGKRKF; encoded by the coding sequence ATGAAACTAAAAATGATGTACGCTTTTTTGAATACGGATATTACCCTTATTGAGAAAGAACTTGAACAAACTGTTCATACCGATGAAACACTTATCACAGATGCTTCTCTTCACCTTTTACAAGCAGGGGGGAAACGAATTCGCCCTGTATTTGTTTTGTTGGCAGCTAAATTTGGGCATTACAACATCGACCAAATCAAACACGTGGCAGTAGCGCTTGAGCTGATTCATATGGCGTCTCTTGTTCATGATGATGTTATTGATGACGCTGATAAGCGACGCGGAAAACCAACAATTAAGGCAAAATGGGACAATCGTATTGCTATGTATACAGGGGATTACATCTTTGCTCGTGCGCTTGAAGTTATGAGTGAGGTTAAAGATGTGGAAGCACATAAAATTTTATCTAATACGATGGTGGAATTAACGCTCGGTGAAATTGAACAGATTAAGGACAAATACAATCTAAACCAAAACTTACGCGTGTATCTGCGTAGAATTAAACGTAAAACGGCACTACTAATTGCTGCAAGCTGTCAGTTAGGTGCAATTGCAGCGGGAGCTCCTGAAGATATACATAAACGTTTATTTTGGTTTGGATATTACGTGGGAATGTCATTTCAAATTACCGATGACATTTTAGATTTTATCTCATCAGAAGAACAGCTTGGGAAACCAGTTGGCAGCGACTTACTGCAAGGAAATATTACGCTGCCAGTTTTGTATGCCATTGAAAATGCTGAGTTTCGAGATAAAGTAGAACAGCTTTTTGAGAGGGAATATGAGCAAGAGCTGATCAATGAAATTATTTCTGATATTAAATCTTCTAACGCCATTGAACGTTCATTTGAGATGAGCGATCGTTATCTGCAAAAAGCGATGAGCATTTTAGAAGAACTGCCGCCAAACAAGGCGAAAAAAACGCTGCATCAAATTGCGAAGTACATTGGAAAACGGAAATTTTGA
- the menG gene encoding demethylmenaquinone methyltransferase yields MQQSKEQRVHGVFEKIYKNYDQMNSVISFQRHKAWRKDTMKRMNVQKGTKALDVCCGTADWTLAMAEAVGETGEAVGLDFSQNMLKIGEEKVKNSPFSNITLLHGNAMELPFEDNSFDYVTIGFGLRNVPDYLQVLKEMQRVVKPGGKVVCLETSQPTMVGYRQMYLLYFKYIMPALGKMVAKSYDEYSWLQESARDFPGQKQLADMFREAGLTDVEVKSYTGGVAAMHLGYKR; encoded by the coding sequence ATGCAGCAATCAAAAGAACAGCGTGTCCATGGCGTATTTGAAAAAATATACAAAAATTATGATCAAATGAATTCTGTTATTAGTTTTCAGCGTCATAAGGCATGGCGCAAAGATACGATGAAGCGAATGAATGTTCAAAAAGGAACAAAAGCTTTAGATGTTTGTTGCGGAACTGCGGATTGGACGCTAGCTATGGCTGAAGCAGTTGGAGAAACAGGAGAGGCAGTTGGCCTGGATTTTAGTCAAAATATGCTAAAGATTGGTGAAGAGAAAGTAAAAAACTCACCTTTTTCAAATATTACCTTACTACATGGCAATGCAATGGAACTTCCTTTTGAAGATAATTCATTTGACTATGTAACGATTGGATTCGGACTGCGCAACGTGCCCGATTACCTTCAAGTTTTAAAGGAAATGCAGCGCGTCGTGAAACCTGGCGGAAAAGTGGTTTGCCTTGAAACGTCTCAGCCCACGATGGTCGGCTACCGACAAATGTACTTGCTTTACTTTAAGTATATTATGCCTGCGCTTGGAAAGATGGTCGCTAAAAGCTATGATGAATATTCATGGCTTCAAGAGTCAGCAAGGGACTTTCCAGGTCAAAAGCAATTGGCTGATATGTTCCGTGAAGCCGGTTTGACAGATGTTGAAGTGAAATCTTACACAGGTGGAGTAGCAGCGATGCATCTAGGGTACAAACGATAA
- a CDS encoding heptaprenyl diphosphate synthase component 1 yields MMSVKTIYDIVANMKEQLHVELSHPYVKKYIHHPRIDENRLLYMCSFLDTLSMEEEKKNSSVLSVMLVQTALDTHDLVSTQNVSGNEGKLHERQLVVLAGDYYSGLYYYYLAQSNQLNLMKVIASAIKEINIAKIHIYNNRSTNPHDVMNSFLAAESSFVRCLCDYFEREEWKELLKHAAYLNGILKQLKSLQHKESTLLLNYCKQIGMNQEQIKEYLYSYTQQSVNIVRGYLRSEFVMNEFLREHLDELTSSLEVLKNVVGEG; encoded by the coding sequence ATGATGAGCGTAAAAACCATCTATGATATTGTGGCCAACATGAAAGAACAGCTTCATGTTGAATTAAGTCATCCATATGTAAAAAAATATATTCATCATCCGCGTATTGATGAAAATAGATTACTGTACATGTGTTCGTTCTTAGATACTCTTTCAATGGAAGAAGAAAAAAAGAACAGCTCTGTGCTATCTGTGATGCTCGTTCAAACCGCACTTGATACCCACGATCTAGTCTCCACTCAAAATGTTAGCGGAAATGAAGGAAAGCTGCATGAGCGGCAGCTGGTAGTTTTGGCCGGAGATTATTACAGCGGCCTGTACTATTACTATTTAGCTCAAAGCAACCAGCTGAATTTAATGAAAGTTATAGCATCTGCTATTAAAGAAATTAATATCGCTAAGATACACATTTATAACAATCGCTCTACTAATCCACACGACGTTATGAATAGTTTTTTAGCAGCAGAATCATCGTTTGTAAGATGCTTATGTGACTATTTTGAACGTGAAGAGTGGAAAGAACTTTTAAAACATGCAGCGTATTTGAACGGGATATTAAAGCAATTAAAGTCATTGCAGCATAAAGAGTCTACTCTCTTGCTAAACTATTGCAAACAAATTGGTATGAATCAAGAACAAATAAAAGAATACCTTTATTCGTATACTCAACAGTCTGTAAACATTGTTAGAGGATACTTACGAAGTGAATTTGTGATGAATGAGTTTTTAAGAGAGCACTTAGATGAACTTACATCTAGCTTAGAAGTGCTGAAAAATGTCGTAGGAGAAGGATAG
- the mtrB gene encoding trp RNA-binding attenuation protein MtrB encodes MTQKGTPEYIVIKAVEDGVNVIGLTRGADTRFHHSEKLDKGEVMIAQFTEHTSAIKIRGKAVIQTVHGEIESDTKK; translated from the coding sequence ATGACACAAAAAGGAACGCCGGAGTATATTGTCATTAAAGCGGTCGAAGATGGAGTTAACGTAATTGGCTTAACGCGAGGAGCAGATACGCGATTTCATCATTCAGAAAAACTAGATAAAGGCGAAGTAATGATTGCGCAGTTTACTGAGCATACATCCGCAATTAAAATTCGTGGCAAAGCCGTCATTCAGACTGTTCACGGAGAAATTGAATCCGATACGAAAAAATAA
- the folE gene encoding GTP cyclohydrolase I FolE: protein MSSVNKPQIEQAVRLILEAIGEDPNREGLLDTPKRVAKMYEEVFSGLNEDPKEHFKTVFGEDHEELVLVKDIPFYSMCEHHLVPFYGKAHVAYIPKGGRVTGLSKLARAVEAVAKRPQLQERITSTVADSIVETLEPHGVMVVVEAEHMCMTMRGIKKPGAMTITSAVRGVLEHDASSRAEVLSLIKS, encoded by the coding sequence ATGTCATCTGTAAATAAACCACAGATCGAACAAGCCGTGAGACTAATTTTAGAAGCAATTGGCGAAGATCCAAACCGTGAAGGATTATTAGATACACCAAAGCGAGTAGCTAAAATGTATGAGGAAGTCTTTTCCGGGTTGAATGAAGATCCAAAAGAACATTTTAAAACAGTTTTTGGAGAAGATCATGAAGAGCTAGTGCTTGTAAAAGATATTCCTTTTTACTCTATGTGTGAACATCACTTAGTGCCTTTTTATGGAAAAGCTCATGTTGCGTATATTCCAAAAGGCGGACGAGTGACCGGTTTAAGTAAGCTGGCAAGAGCAGTAGAAGCTGTTGCGAAACGTCCTCAGCTTCAGGAGAGAATTACATCTACAGTGGCGGATTCTATTGTAGAAACATTAGAGCCGCACGGGGTAATGGTAGTAGTGGAAGCAGAGCACATGTGTATGACCATGCGAGGCATTAAAAAGCCTGGAGCTATGACAATCACTTCTGCTGTACGCGGAGTGTTAGAACACGATGCAAGTTCTAGAGCTGAAGTTTTATCACTGATTAAATCATAA
- a CDS encoding HU family DNA-binding protein, which yields MNKTELINAVAEASELSKKDATKAVDAVFDTILEALKAEDKVQLIGFGNFEVRERAARKGRNPQTGEEIEIPASKVPAFKPGKALKDAVK from the coding sequence ATGAACAAGACAGAATTAATTAATGCTGTTGCAGAAGCAAGTGAGCTTTCAAAAAAGGATGCTACAAAAGCAGTTGATGCTGTTTTCGATACAATTTTAGAAGCTTTAAAAGCTGAGGACAAAGTTCAACTTATCGGTTTTGGTAACTTCGAAGTACGTGAACGTGCTGCTCGTAAAGGACGCAATCCACAAACTGGCGAAGAAATCGAAATTCCTGCTAGCAAAGTTCCTGCATTCAAACCAGGTAAAGCTCTTAAAGATGCTGTAAAATAA
- the spoIVA gene encoding stage IV sporulation protein A yields the protein MEKVDVFKDIAERTGGDIYLGVVGAVRTGKSTFIKKFMELVVLPHIENEAERARTQDELPQSAAGKTIMTTEPKFVPNQAVNVLVDDGLEVNIRLVDCVGYTVPGAKGYEDENGPRMINTPWYEEPIPFHEAAEIGTRKVIQEHSTIGVVITTDGSIGDIPRQDYVEAEERVINELKEVGKPFIMVINTVQPYHPDTEKLRAKLNEKYDIPVLAMSVESMRDTDVMNVLREALYEFPVLEVNVNLPSWVMVLKDKHWLRESYQEAVKETVKDIKRLRDVERVVEQFSQFEFIDQARLAGIEMGQGIAEIDLYAPDDLYDQILKEIVGVEIRGRDHLLQLMQDFVHAKTEYDQVSDALRMVKQTGYGVAAPSLSDMSLDEPEIIRQGSRFGVRLKAVAPSIHMIKVDVESEFAPIIGTEKQSEELVRYLMQDFEDDPLSIWNSDIFGRSLSSIVREGIQGKLSLMPENARYKLKETLERIINEGSGGLIAIIL from the coding sequence TTGGAAAAGGTGGATGTATTTAAAGATATCGCTGAACGTACAGGAGGCGATATATATTTAGGTGTGGTGGGAGCAGTTCGAACAGGAAAATCTACATTTATTAAAAAATTTATGGAGCTGGTGGTCCTGCCTCACATCGAGAACGAGGCAGAAAGAGCTCGCACACAAGATGAACTACCACAAAGTGCAGCTGGAAAAACGATTATGACAACTGAGCCGAAATTCGTACCGAATCAAGCAGTTAATGTTTTGGTAGATGACGGGCTAGAAGTTAACATACGGTTAGTAGATTGTGTAGGATATACGGTGCCAGGGGCTAAAGGGTACGAAGATGAAAACGGACCTCGAATGATCAATACACCTTGGTATGAAGAACCCATTCCATTTCACGAAGCGGCTGAAATTGGAACGAGAAAGGTAATTCAAGAACACTCAACGATTGGTGTCGTCATTACAACAGATGGCTCAATTGGAGATATACCTCGTCAAGATTACGTGGAAGCAGAAGAGCGCGTCATTAATGAATTAAAAGAAGTAGGCAAACCATTTATCATGGTTATTAATACCGTACAGCCATATCATCCTGATACAGAAAAGCTTCGTGCAAAGCTTAATGAAAAATATGATATTCCAGTATTAGCGATGAGCGTGGAAAGCATGCGCGATACTGATGTGATGAACGTATTAAGAGAAGCACTCTACGAGTTCCCTGTATTAGAAGTCAACGTTAATCTACCAAGCTGGGTAATGGTTTTAAAAGATAAACATTGGCTGCGTGAAAGCTATCAAGAAGCCGTTAAAGAAACGGTAAAAGATATTAAGAGGCTGAGAGACGTTGAACGGGTAGTAGAGCAATTTAGCCAGTTTGAATTTATCGATCAGGCTCGATTAGCCGGAATTGAGATGGGGCAGGGAATTGCTGAAATTGACTTATATGCTCCAGATGACTTATACGACCAGATTTTGAAAGAAATCGTGGGAGTAGAAATTCGCGGAAGAGATCATTTGCTGCAGTTAATGCAAGATTTTGTGCATGCAAAAACCGAGTATGATCAAGTCTCTGATGCCCTTCGTATGGTTAAACAAACGGGTTATGGTGTAGCTGCACCTTCGCTTTCGGATATGAGCCTTGATGAACCTGAAATTATTCGCCAAGGATCGCGTTTTGGAGTTCGTTTAAAAGCAGTGGCACCTTCTATACACATGATTAAAGTGGATGTAGAATCAGAATTTGCGCCGATTATCGGAACGGAGAAGCAAAGCGAAGAATTAGTTCGTTATTTGATGCAAGACTTTGAAGATGATCCGCTTTCAATTTGGAATTCAGATATATTTGGCCGCTCTCTAAGTTCAATTGTAAGAGAAGGAATTCAAGGAAAGCTGTCGCTGATGCCTGAAAATGCACGATATAAGTTAAAAGAAACGCTAGAACGGATTATTAACGAAGGATCCGGAGGTTTAATCGCGATTATTCTATAA